The DNA segment TTTTTTCTTCAAGTAATcatgttaattaaaaaaaaatctgcaATTTAATTACGAGGGGTTTTGAATGATAATTTTTTATCAGGATGGCTGTGAATCCACCATCAAAGGAAGCTGCACAGTGGTTAGGGATTTTACAGATTTCTGCTTCCATTCTTACTTCTCTTACATGGATGAACTAAGTGATCAAGTCCCCGAAGATGAAAATCCCATAGATGTCAAGTAacaagtttttctttttttcatttctGTCCTTTATGTGCAAAAACATATTTTTGCCCCATCTACTTTGTCAAATCTTAAGTTTTGCGCTTTTAGACTTTGATTTGGTGAGATTTGGCCTCtctaattttgatttttgttaAAAGCTCTCCCTAATAGACAAAATTGTCCAGCTTGAACACCATGTGTTCTGAACTCCACAAGGAGAAAAAGTTCCCTTAGGAAGGAAGGAGTACATTTCTTATTTCCCTGTGAGAACAATCAAAATTTAGGGTCTAAATCTCACTAAATCAAAGTTTAGAGGACGAAAGTTAAAATATGTCCTAGTATAACGGTTAAAATATATCTTTTCCACTTAATGCATTCATAAATCATGGAGAAAGTTtgattcttcttatctttctttctttctaggCTGTCAAAATTGCCAAGTTGTTTATTGGTGATCCTGATTGGAGTGCCTGTAGATGTGGTTCTTATTACAGTTGTTGCATTGTGGAAAAGCCCATATATGCTGTTCAAAGGATGGAAGAGGCTATTAGAAGACTTGATTGGTAGGGAAGGCCCTTTCTTGGAGACAGTTTGTGTTCCATTTGCTGCTTTAGCAATCATCCTCTGGCCTTTGGCTGTTGTAGCATCTGTAATTGCTGCAATCATATCCAGCTTTTTTCTTGGACTTTTCAGTGCAGTGATAGTCCATCAGGTCTGTGAAGTTAGCCAGCAAGCATTCATCAAATTTCTCTTATTTATTTAACGTTTCATCTTATCGTAATTGTTTCCAGGAAGACTCGCTCATGATGGGACTTGCCTATGTTGTCGCAGTAGTTTCTGAATTTGATGAATATGTAAATGATTTACTCTACTTGAGTGAAGGATCAAAACTGCCCAGGTAGATTATCAGAAATCATTGTTTTTCGGACACAATTAATATCACAGGCATGTGTGATGTTATCGTTGCTTGATGCATTTTATATGTTCTCCCTTTTAACTTTTGCACATTTGTGTGGCAGCCAGGCCTCGATATCGAAGAAACATGGATCTCAAAACAGATGAAAGCAATAACGGTTCAAAGGCCAGAAGAGAAAACTCACTGGAAACCAAACTATCATCAGAAAGATCAAGAACACTGAAGTGGGCAGTCCAACAATATAAACCAGTGCATGTATGAAGCTTTAAATTAATCTTATGACTTCTTATAAAGAACTTATATTTCCTTTGAATCCATAGA comes from the Euphorbia lathyris chromosome 5, ddEupLath1.1, whole genome shotgun sequence genome and includes:
- the LOC136228855 gene encoding uncharacterized membrane protein At3g27390 isoform X3, with the translated sequence MRVPVGFLDTLWSFVRFLPFFFLLLILGLIKASLICPLALCIIVIGNSAVILGLWLAHFLWTFYCVGRTKRIGLVLKIVLLLLLPLPLLLWPLIGIIGSVLGGIGYGFFNPLTATFEAVGENVRDKFYHCFFDGCESTIKGSCTVVRDFTDFCFHSYFSYMDELSDQVPEDENPIDVKLSKLPSCLLVILIGVPVDVVLITVVALWKSPYMLFKGWKRLLEDLIGREGPFLETVCVPFAALAIILWPLAVVASVIAAIISSFFLGLFSAVIVHQEDSLMMGLAYVVAVVSEFDEYVNDLLYLSEGSKLPRPRYRRNMDLKTDESNNGSKARRENSLETKLSSERSRTLKWAVQQYKPVHVWDWLFKSSEEYGRKLLQEGMVNIKDIEECLVKGNFKKLDVKLPACSLLQCLIVSAKSDSSGLVICS